The following are encoded together in the Lathyrus oleraceus cultivar Zhongwan6 chromosome 3, CAAS_Psat_ZW6_1.0, whole genome shotgun sequence genome:
- the LOC127128269 gene encoding ACT domain-containing protein ACR9 yields the protein MGIPWDDIVVIQHAKNTNEPTIVTVNCPDKAGLGCDLCRIILEFGLRITRADISTDGRWCYIIFWVIPHPESLKVDWESLKTRLLSPCPSCLFSYHFKQQSANPSSHQIYLLKVWIFDQKGLLYDINEILCNLQLTIQRVKVMPTPDGRALDLFFITDEMELFHTKKRRDDVCEYLMEALGEKCISSELQLAGPEYDGHLQGFSSLPPAYSEELFGPELSDKVWLHPLSQDMTTLKKPSVTVDNTLSPAHTLLQIQCVDQKGLCYDIMRISKDSDIKVAYGRFTSSVKGFQNIDLFIQQKEDGQKIIDPERQKTLCSTLKEEMLHPLRVIIVNRGPDRELLVANPVELSGEGRPRVFYDVTLALKALGVFIFSAEVVRHSTQERQWEVYRFLLEESREFPLDSSKARSQIVDKVRRTLMGW from the exons ATGGGAATCCCATGGGACGATATCGTTGTGATCCAGCACGCCAAGAACACCAACGAGCCAACAATTGTCACTGTCAATTGCCCCGATAAAGCTGGTCTCGGCTGTGATCTTTGCAGAATCATCCTTGAATTCGGTCTCCGTATTACCAGAGCCG ACATTTCGACGGATGGAAGATGGTGCTACATAATCTTTTGGGTTATTCCACATCCTGAATCACTCAAAGTTGATTGGGAAAGCTTGAAGACAAGGCTTCTTTCACCTTGTCCTTCTTGTTTGTTTTCTTATCATTTCAAACAACAATCCGCTAATCCTTCATCACATCAAATTTACTTGTTGAAGGTTTGGATTTTCGATCAGAAAGGATTATTATACG ATATCAACGAAATCTTGTGTAACCTCCAACTTACGATTCAGCGAGTTAAAGTGATGCCAACTCCTGATGGAAGGGCCCTAGATTTGTTCTTTATTACTGATGAAAT GGAACTGTTTCACACAAAAAAGCGGCGAGACGATGTATGTGAATATCTTATGGAAGCCTTAGGAGAGAAATGTATCTCCAGCGAACTTCAGTTGGCTGGACCTGAATATGATGGACATTTGCAGGGGTTTTCTTCTCTTCCACCAGCTTATTCTGAAGAACTATTTGGTCCTGAGTTATCAGACAAGGTGTGGCTGCATCCTCTCAGTCAAGATATGACAACACTAAAGAAACCGAGTGTTACTGTGGATAATACGTTGAGCCCGGCTCATACTTTGCTTCAGATACAATGTGTTGATCAGAAGGGCTTGTGTTATGACATTATGAGGATTTCAAAGGATTCTGATATTAAG GTTGCTTATGGTAGATTCACTTCAAGTGTGAAAGGCTTTCAAAATATTGACTTATTTATTCAACAAAAAGAAGACGGGCAAAAGATCATAGATCCCGAACGTCAGAAAACTCTGTGCTCTACCTTAAAAGAAGAGATGCTTCACCCTTTGCGGGTAATTATAGTGAACCGTGGTCCAGATAGAGAACTACTGGTTGCCAATCCCGTAGAATTGTCAGGAGAGGGAAGACCTCGTGTTTTCTATGACGTTACTTTGGCCTTAAAAGCTTTGGGAGTATTCATTTTCTCG GCTGAAGTTGTTAGACATTCAACGCAAGAACGCCAGTGGGAAGTCTACAGGTTTTTGTTGGAGGAAAGTCGGGAATTTCCATTGGACAGCAGTAAAGCGAGAAGTCAGATCGTGGACAAAGTTAGAAGAACATTGATGGGTTGGTAA